The genomic region TGAATCGTCTCGTGGACAAAAACGTCCCGATCTGTGATCTGGGCCAGTTCGGCGAGAATGCGTTCCGCTTTGCCCAGCGAATAGGAATACAAAATAGCCGCACGGCCTGCTTCGCGGCACCCGTTCCACCAGTCCAGAATCTCCCCGGCGATGCGGGCTCCCGAGTCCCATCGATAGATCGGCAACCCGAAGGTTGATTCGGTGATGAAAGTGTCGCAGTGAATGGCTTCAAACTGCGGGCAAGTTGGATCTTCCGCTCGCTTGTAGTCACCGGAGAAGACCCATACCTCTCCGTTCGCCTCCATGCGTATCTGGGCCGACCCGAGAATGTGTCCCGCCGAATGGAAGGAGACGCTCACGTCGCCAATCGTTGTCTTTTCACCATAGGGAATTCCTGAAATACAGGCACGGGTTCCCAGGCGGTGACGCAGGAGGGAAACGCACGGCAGGGCGCAGAGGTAAGCCTTGCTGCCGGCACGAGCATGATCGCTGTGTGCATGCGTGATGAGGGCTTTCGAGACCGACCGCCGCGGGTCAATATAGAAATCCCCGGGTTCGCAATAGAGACCGGACGGAGTGGGAACGAGGAGAGGCTTTCTTGGCGTCGATGTCTGGAACATATGCGGCACAGCGTGTTCGTTCAGCCCTCGTTCATCGTCCTTATGAACGTAGGAATCGAAATTTGATGCTTGAACGTTTCGGTTCTCTTTG from Terriglobia bacterium harbors:
- a CDS encoding ligase-associated DNA damage response exonuclease, translating into MFQTSTPRKPLLVPTPSGLYCEPGDFYIDPRRSVSKALITHAHSDHARAGSKAYLCALPCVSLLRHRLGTRACISGIPYGEKTTIGDVSVSFHSAGHILGSAQIRMEANGEVWVFSGDYKRAEDPTCPQFEAIHCDTFITESTFGLPIYRWDSGARIAGEILDWWNGCREAGRAAILYSYSLGKAERILAELAQITDRDVFVHETIQSVVACYREAGIRMLPTLPIPEERSDQLFSGQLILVPPNAGTSPWMERVAEYETAFASGWMMTRSSRRLCGFDRGFILSDHADWPALIQTAQESGADRVLVTHGNCKLMVQYLREQGIDASPLEIATPGPLNH